The following proteins are co-located in the Pseudomonas sp. DY-1 genome:
- a CDS encoding FGGY-family carbohydrate kinase → MSEKSYLLAIDNGTQSVRALLFDLQGNLVGKGKVPLEAYYSSQPGWAEQDPDYYWDSLGEACRLLWESVDIDRSLIRGVSLTTQRGTVINVDDEGRPLRPAILWLDQRQAEVKGRIKGPWGWLFKAIGLEGTVDYFRAQAEANWVAQNQPELWSRTHKVLLLSGFLSHRLCGRFVDSVACQVAYLPFDYKRLQWAPSRDWKWQSMPVRREQLPELFKPGERLGSITAEASRHTGIPEGLPLIAAGADKACEVIGAGGVEPSVACLSYGTTATINTTRRKYLETIPLIPPYPAAIPDHFNTEVMIYRGFWMVSWFKQEFGLREMQRAKELGVEPEALFDELVNSVPPGSMGLMLQPYWSPGIREPGLEAKGSIIGFGDVHTRAHIYRAILEGLAYALRQGKEQIEKRSGTAITRLRVSGGGSQSDAAMQLTADIFGLPAERPHVYETSGLGAAIDCAVGLGLHPDFPAAIRAMTRVGQVFQPEPQAQRTYERLYREVYRGMYKQLRPLYRKIRDITGYPA, encoded by the coding sequence GTGAGCGAAAAGAGCTATCTGCTGGCCATCGACAACGGCACCCAGAGCGTGCGCGCCCTGCTGTTCGACCTGCAAGGCAATCTGGTGGGCAAGGGCAAGGTACCGCTGGAGGCCTATTACTCCAGCCAGCCCGGCTGGGCCGAACAGGACCCGGACTACTACTGGGACAGCCTGGGTGAAGCCTGCCGACTGTTGTGGGAATCAGTGGATATCGACCGCAGCCTGATCCGTGGTGTCTCCCTGACCACCCAGCGCGGGACAGTCATCAACGTCGACGACGAGGGCCGGCCGTTGCGTCCGGCCATTCTCTGGCTCGACCAGCGCCAGGCCGAGGTGAAGGGAAGAATCAAGGGACCATGGGGCTGGTTGTTCAAGGCGATCGGGCTGGAAGGTACGGTGGACTACTTCCGCGCCCAGGCGGAAGCCAATTGGGTTGCGCAGAACCAACCGGAGCTCTGGTCCAGGACCCACAAGGTCCTGCTGCTGTCTGGCTTTCTCAGTCACCGTTTGTGCGGTCGCTTCGTCGATTCCGTGGCATGTCAGGTCGCCTACCTGCCGTTCGACTACAAGCGCTTGCAGTGGGCGCCGTCGCGTGACTGGAAATGGCAGTCCATGCCCGTGCGCCGCGAGCAGTTGCCGGAACTCTTCAAGCCCGGCGAGCGCCTGGGTAGCATCACTGCCGAGGCCAGCCGCCATACCGGTATTCCGGAAGGTCTGCCGCTGATTGCCGCTGGGGCTGACAAGGCCTGCGAAGTAATTGGCGCTGGCGGGGTGGAGCCGAGCGTGGCCTGCCTGTCCTACGGTACGACTGCGACCATCAACACCACGCGGCGCAAGTACCTGGAAACCATTCCACTGATCCCTCCATATCCGGCGGCGATTCCCGATCACTTCAACACCGAAGTGATGATCTATCGGGGATTCTGGATGGTCAGCTGGTTCAAGCAGGAGTTCGGCCTGCGCGAAATGCAGCGGGCGAAGGAGCTGGGGGTAGAGCCCGAGGCGTTGTTCGACGAGTTGGTCAACAGCGTGCCGCCTGGCTCCATGGGGCTGATGTTGCAGCCGTATTGGTCGCCGGGCATCCGCGAGCCGGGTCTGGAAGCGAAGGGATCGATCATCGGCTTCGGCGATGTCCATACCCGCGCGCACATCTATAGGGCCATCCTCGAAGGCCTGGCCTATGCACTTCGCCAAGGCAAGGAACAGATAGAGAAACGCTCCGGCACGGCCATCACGCGTCTGCGGGTATCAGGTGGAGGTTCCCAGAGTGATGCGGCTATGCAACTGACCGCCGACATCTTCGGCCTGCCGGCCGAGCGGCCGCACGTATACGAAACCTCGGGGCTCGGTGCGGCCATCGATTGCGCGGTGGGCCTGGGTTTGCACCCGGATTTCCCGGCGGCCATCCGTGCCATGACGCGTGTGGGCCAGGTGTTCCAGCCGGAGCCGCAGGCACAACGCACCTACGAGCGGCTGTACCGGGAGGTCTACCGGGGGATGTACAAGCAGCTGCGGCCGCTGTACCGGAAGATTCGCGACATCACCGGCTACCCGGCGTAG
- a CDS encoding glycerol-3-phosphate dehydrogenase/oxidase, whose amino-acid sequence MAAWNAGWRAAALPELASREWDLIVVGGGICGAGILREAARRGWKCLLLEQRDFAWGTSSRSSKMVHGGLRYIAKGQFGLTRASVRERQRLLAEAPGLVEPLSFVMPHRGSFPGPRVFGGLLAVYDALAGRRNHLYYPLQQLRYLVPGLDEGGLQGGTRFFDAVTDDARLVMRVLGEARAEGGEALNGMRVVNLRREEGSVTGLEAEDLESGQRFTFRSRAVAQATGAWADRLRTVQGTEHIRPLRGSHLLIAGWRLPLAHAISFMHPTDGRPVFVFPWEGATVIGTTDLDHREELDRDARITEAEVDYLLEACALQFPAVRIGRDDVLSTWAGVRPVVSDGEARLRPSDEKREHVLWMEPGCVTLAGGKLTTFRLLALEVLHACAGFVGRTLEEGDGPVFMPCAAPDAASLSPAQRLRLAGRHGRSAAELARWVAKIGNGRVGTTNTLWAELAWAAEGELVLHLDDLLLRRTRLGLLLPEGARAELPRIRSLCQPLLGWDDFRWADEEAAYLALWRHCYSLPE is encoded by the coding sequence ATGGCCGCCTGGAACGCCGGTTGGCGCGCCGCAGCCTTGCCGGAACTGGCCAGCAGGGAATGGGACCTGATCGTGGTCGGCGGCGGCATATGCGGCGCCGGAATCCTGCGGGAAGCGGCGAGGCGCGGTTGGAAATGCCTGCTGCTGGAGCAGCGGGATTTCGCCTGGGGGACGTCGAGTCGCTCCTCGAAGATGGTCCACGGCGGCTTGCGCTACATCGCCAAGGGCCAGTTCGGCCTTACCCGCGCCTCGGTGCGAGAACGCCAGCGTCTGCTGGCTGAAGCGCCGGGACTGGTGGAGCCGTTGAGTTTCGTCATGCCGCACCGCGGCAGCTTTCCGGGGCCGCGCGTATTCGGCGGTCTGCTGGCGGTCTATGACGCCCTGGCCGGGCGCCGCAACCACCTGTACTACCCGCTGCAGCAGCTGCGCTATCTGGTGCCCGGCCTGGACGAAGGCGGCCTTCAGGGCGGCACCCGTTTCTTCGATGCGGTAACCGACGACGCCCGGTTGGTAATGCGGGTGCTGGGAGAGGCCCGTGCTGAAGGCGGCGAGGCCCTGAACGGCATGCGTGTGGTGAACTTGCGACGGGAAGAAGGCAGCGTGACCGGCCTGGAGGCCGAGGACCTGGAAAGTGGTCAACGATTCACCTTCCGCAGCCGTGCGGTGGCCCAGGCCACGGGTGCCTGGGCTGATCGTCTGCGTACTGTGCAGGGCACGGAGCACATCCGTCCCTTGCGCGGCAGTCACCTACTGATTGCGGGGTGGCGTCTGCCGCTGGCCCATGCGATCAGCTTCATGCACCCCACGGACGGTCGGCCGGTATTCGTCTTCCCTTGGGAAGGGGCGACTGTGATTGGCACCACCGATCTCGATCACCGGGAAGAGCTGGACCGGGACGCACGCATCACTGAGGCGGAAGTCGACTACCTGCTGGAGGCCTGCGCCTTGCAGTTCCCCGCTGTGCGGATCGGCCGTGACGATGTGCTGTCCACCTGGGCGGGTGTTCGGCCGGTGGTGAGCGATGGCGAGGCACGGCTGAGACCGTCGGATGAGAAACGCGAGCATGTCCTCTGGATGGAGCCCGGCTGCGTCACCCTGGCCGGCGGCAAGTTGACCACCTTCCGTTTGTTGGCGCTGGAGGTGCTGCATGCCTGCGCGGGCTTCGTCGGCCGGACGCTGGAGGAGGGCGATGGCCCGGTCTTCATGCCTTGTGCAGCTCCGGACGCTGCGAGCCTGTCGCCAGCCCAGCGTCTGCGTCTGGCAGGCCGGCATGGACGAAGTGCCGCCGAGCTGGCTCGCTGGGTCGCGAAGATCGGCAATGGGCGCGTCGGAACCACGAATACGCTCTGGGCCGAACTGGCCTGGGCGGCGGAGGGTGAATTGGTCCTGCACCTGGATGACCTGTTGCTGCGCCGCACGCGCCTCGGTCTGTTGCTGCCTGAAGGTGCCCGCGCGGAGTTGCCGCGCATCCGCTCGCTGTGTCAGCCGCTGCTGGGCTGGGACGATTTCCGCTGGGCAGACGAAGAGGCGGCTTACCTGGCGCTCTGGCGTCACTGCTACAGCCTGCCCGAATAA
- a CDS encoding FAD-binding oxidoreductase — protein sequence MRRWNGWGDEATVVELPANGAAFLAERISAGQPLADASLQQVLARVPASRLVAHPLISLDAETRVRHARGQSLPDWLAMREGDFGQFPDGVAFPETPEQIRELLALAAERDLILIPYGGGTSVAGHINPQASERPVLTLSLARMNRMLELDEESQIATFGPGANGPQVESQLRARGYTLGHFPQSWELSTLGGWVASRSSGQQSLRYGRIEQLFAGGTLETFAGPMELPTFPASAAGPDLREMVLGSEGRFGVISEVRVRVTPLADQESFYAVFLPSWSQALKGIRRLAQARVPLSMLRLSNAIETETQLALAGHPGQIALLERYLALRGAGAGKCMLTFGVTGNRLQNATSLKQARRLLKAFGGVFTGTLLGKKWEHNRFRFPYLRHALWGAGYVVDTLETATDWVNVDSLLGKIEASLRNGLTDEGERVHVFTHLSHVYGEGSSIYTTYVYRPGASYADALARWSKLKRVASEVIAQNRGTISHQHGVGRDHAPWLPAEKGPLGMSALRSLAQHFDPEGRLAPGVLFED from the coding sequence ATGCGACGCTGGAACGGCTGGGGCGATGAGGCGACGGTGGTGGAGCTGCCGGCCAATGGAGCGGCCTTCCTGGCCGAGCGCATCAGCGCGGGCCAGCCTCTGGCTGACGCAAGTCTGCAGCAGGTGCTGGCTCGTGTACCGGCTTCGCGCCTTGTGGCACATCCGCTGATCAGCCTGGATGCCGAGACTCGCGTGCGCCACGCCCGTGGCCAAAGCCTGCCGGACTGGCTGGCAATGCGCGAGGGAGACTTCGGCCAGTTCCCAGATGGTGTGGCCTTCCCAGAAACCCCGGAGCAGATCCGCGAGCTGCTGGCCTTGGCGGCCGAACGCGACCTGATACTGATTCCCTATGGCGGCGGCACGTCGGTGGCGGGCCATATCAATCCTCAAGCCAGCGAGCGGCCGGTGCTGACGCTCTCCCTGGCGCGCATGAACCGCATGCTGGAGCTGGACGAGGAAAGCCAGATAGCCACCTTCGGCCCCGGCGCCAACGGACCGCAAGTGGAAAGCCAGCTTCGTGCCCGTGGCTACACCCTTGGTCATTTCCCGCAGTCCTGGGAGCTGTCCACCCTTGGCGGCTGGGTGGCGAGCCGTTCAAGTGGCCAGCAATCCCTGCGTTACGGGCGCATCGAGCAGCTGTTTGCCGGAGGCACGCTGGAGACCTTTGCCGGCCCCATGGAACTGCCCACCTTCCCGGCGTCGGCTGCGGGCCCGGATCTGCGCGAGATGGTGCTCGGCTCAGAAGGGCGCTTCGGGGTGATTTCCGAAGTGCGGGTGCGGGTCACTCCGCTGGCAGATCAGGAGTCCTTCTACGCGGTTTTCCTCCCCAGCTGGAGCCAGGCCCTCAAGGGTATTCGCCGCCTTGCCCAGGCGCGGGTGCCGCTGTCCATGCTGCGTCTGTCGAATGCTATCGAGACGGAAACCCAGTTGGCCCTGGCTGGCCATCCGGGGCAGATTGCACTGCTGGAAAGGTACCTGGCGCTGCGCGGGGCGGGCGCCGGCAAATGCATGCTGACTTTCGGCGTGACTGGCAACCGCTTGCAGAACGCCACATCGCTGAAGCAGGCCAGGCGCCTGTTGAAGGCCTTCGGTGGTGTATTCACCGGCACCTTGCTGGGCAAGAAGTGGGAGCACAACCGCTTCCGTTTCCCCTACCTGCGCCACGCGCTGTGGGGTGCAGGCTATGTGGTGGACACCCTGGAAACGGCCACCGACTGGGTTAACGTCGACAGTCTGCTCGGCAAGATCGAGGCCAGTCTGCGCAATGGCCTGACGGATGAGGGCGAGCGGGTCCATGTGTTCACGCACCTGTCCCACGTTTATGGCGAGGGTTCGAGCATCTACACCACCTATGTCTATCGTCCTGGTGCGAGTTACGCTGACGCCCTGGCGCGCTGGAGCAAACTCAAGCGCGTCGCCAGTGAGGTGATCGCGCAGAATCGCGGCACCATCAGCCATCAGCACGGCGTTGGCCGCGATCACGCGCCCTGGCTGCCGGCGGAGAAAGGGCCTCTGGGCATGTCCGCCCTGCGCAGCCTGGCGCAGCACTTCGACCCCGAGGGCCGTCTCGCCCCCGGCGTGCTGTTCGAGGATTGA
- a CDS encoding AraC family transcriptional regulator translates to MHALGYTSVPALLKYLRHAEQLGLEQASVLAAAGLSPEDLADNGRRLPSEAHERLLDHLIRESGDPLFGLHSARYVQPGSWSVLGYITMNCATLGEAMSRIAPYEKLVGDMGVSRIEAEDDLVRMIWNCRHQDPAIRRHMVENVLASWLLYARWIADMQRSPREVWFEHAQPEATRIEDYEEVFGCPVRFEQPCNALLVPLEYLAVPLRQADANLLRTLEEHALALMAGLDDDEPLPQRVKNALRLLLKDGLPRKERVAEKFHMTVRTLQRHLQQAGTSYQQILDELRRELAEHYLLRSDLPIQDIACYLGFTESRSFHRSFKTWTGQTPGEYREAKRQA, encoded by the coding sequence ATGCACGCCCTCGGCTATACCTCCGTTCCCGCCCTTCTCAAGTACCTGCGCCACGCGGAACAGCTTGGCCTGGAACAGGCCTCCGTCCTCGCTGCCGCCGGGCTCAGCCCGGAGGACCTCGCGGACAACGGCCGACGCCTGCCCAGTGAAGCCCACGAACGTCTGCTGGACCATCTGATCCGGGAATCCGGTGACCCACTCTTCGGCCTGCACTCAGCGCGCTACGTGCAACCCGGTTCCTGGAGCGTGCTGGGCTACATCACCATGAACTGCGCCACCCTGGGCGAGGCCATGAGCCGCATCGCGCCTTACGAGAAGCTGGTGGGCGACATGGGCGTGAGCCGCATCGAGGCCGAGGACGACCTGGTGCGGATGATCTGGAACTGCCGCCACCAGGACCCGGCCATTCGCCGCCACATGGTGGAAAACGTGCTCGCCTCCTGGCTGCTCTACGCCCGCTGGATCGCCGACATGCAGCGCTCGCCGAGGGAAGTGTGGTTCGAACACGCCCAACCCGAGGCGACCCGCATCGAAGACTATGAAGAGGTATTCGGCTGCCCGGTGCGTTTCGAACAGCCCTGCAATGCCCTGCTGGTACCCCTTGAATACCTCGCCGTGCCACTACGTCAGGCCGATGCCAACCTGCTGCGTACCCTGGAAGAACATGCACTGGCACTGATGGCGGGGCTGGATGACGACGAGCCGCTTCCGCAGCGAGTCAAGAATGCGCTGCGCCTACTGCTCAAGGATGGCCTGCCGCGTAAGGAACGGGTGGCGGAAAAATTCCACATGACGGTCCGCACCCTGCAGCGCCACTTGCAGCAAGCAGGCACCAGCTACCAGCAGATACTCGATGAACTACGCCGCGAACTGGCCGAACATTACCTGCTGCGCAGCGACCTGCCGATCCAGGACATCGCCTGCTACCTGGGTTTCACCGAATCCCGCTCCTTCCATCGCAGCTTCAAAACCTGGACCGGGCAGACGCCAGGGGAGTATCGGGAGGCGAAGAGGCAGGCGTGA
- the glp gene encoding gephyrin-like molybdotransferase Glp, translated as MSGCDHPGLMPVEDALARLLALAVAAPIDACETVALAEADGRVLAEPLVAGLDLPPWDNSAMDGFALRLADWQGEPLIVSQRILAGSAPEPLKPGTCARIFTGAPLPEGADLVEMQENAEVLPDGRVRFLEPLRAGQNVRPRGQETRTGDSVLPAGTRLGPIEMGLCASLGAAELLVRRRPLVAVISTGDELVPPGQPLGPGQIYNSNRSLLIAWLKRLGCSVVDAGILADDLELTRKALAELGQVDLILSTGGVSVGEADFLGEALREAGELALWKLAIKPGKPLTFGHFRGVPVIGLPGNPASTLVTFGLLARPYLLRRLGVEEVEPLGFVVPAGFTWKKPGNRREYLRARLENGRAVIYPNQSSGVLRSAAWAEGLVEVLEGTTLAEGDTLRFIPLSELQA; from the coding sequence ATGAGTGGATGCGACCATCCCGGCCTGATGCCGGTCGAGGACGCCCTGGCGCGCTTGCTGGCGTTGGCGGTGGCTGCGCCGATCGATGCGTGTGAAACCGTGGCCCTGGCTGAGGCCGACGGCCGCGTACTGGCCGAACCGCTGGTGGCCGGTCTCGACCTTCCACCGTGGGACAACAGCGCAATGGACGGTTTTGCCCTGCGTTTGGCCGACTGGCAGGGCGAGCCTCTCATAGTGAGCCAGCGCATTCTTGCCGGCAGTGCACCGGAGCCGCTGAAACCTGGCACTTGCGCGCGCATCTTCACCGGTGCGCCGCTGCCCGAAGGCGCGGACCTGGTGGAAATGCAGGAGAACGCCGAAGTCCTGCCCGATGGCAGGGTGCGTTTTCTCGAGCCGCTTAGAGCAGGGCAGAACGTCCGTCCACGCGGCCAGGAAACCCGCACTGGCGATAGCGTATTGCCCGCCGGTACGCGACTTGGCCCTATCGAAATGGGGCTGTGCGCTTCCCTGGGTGCTGCAGAGTTGCTGGTGCGCCGTCGTCCCCTCGTGGCGGTGATCTCCACCGGCGACGAACTGGTACCGCCCGGCCAGCCGCTGGGACCGGGGCAGATCTACAACAGCAACCGCAGTCTGCTGATCGCCTGGCTCAAGCGTTTGGGGTGTTCGGTCGTGGACGCCGGCATCCTCGCAGACGATCTGGAGCTGACCCGCAAGGCGCTGGCCGAGTTGGGGCAGGTGGACCTGATTCTCTCCACCGGCGGCGTTTCCGTGGGCGAGGCGGATTTCCTGGGTGAGGCGCTGCGCGAAGCGGGCGAACTAGCACTGTGGAAACTGGCGATCAAACCAGGGAAGCCCCTGACTTTCGGGCACTTCCGCGGCGTACCGGTAATCGGCTTGCCGGGTAACCCGGCATCGACGCTGGTGACTTTCGGCCTTTTGGCGCGGCCCTACTTGCTGCGTCGTCTAGGCGTCGAAGAGGTGGAGCCGCTCGGGTTCGTGGTGCCTGCCGGCTTTACCTGGAAGAAGCCGGGTAATCGTCGCGAGTACCTGCGAGCACGGCTGGAGAACGGCCGCGCGGTGATCTACCCGAACCAGAGTTCGGGTGTGTTGCGCAGTGCCGCTTGGGCAGAGGGGCTGGTGGAAGTGCTGGAAGGCACCACTTTGGCCGAGGGCGATACCTTGCGCTTTATTCCGTTGAGTGAGTTGCAGGCCTGA
- the moaB gene encoding molybdenum cofactor biosynthesis protein B, translating into MSHKAEAVFVPLNIAVLTVSDTRSLETDTSGQLFVDRLTAAGHNLAARVLLKDDLYKIRAQVATWIADDQVQVVLITGGTGFTSRDSTPEAVACLLDKQVDGFGEYFRQISVADIGTSTMQSRALAGLANGTLVCCLPGSTNACRTAWDGILAEQLDNRHRPCNFVPHLTQANACESRG; encoded by the coding sequence ATGAGTCACAAGGCCGAGGCGGTGTTCGTGCCGCTCAATATCGCCGTTCTAACCGTCAGTGATACCCGCAGCCTGGAGACCGATACCTCCGGCCAGCTCTTCGTCGACCGCCTGACCGCCGCCGGGCACAACCTGGCCGCGCGCGTGCTGCTGAAGGATGACCTGTACAAGATCCGCGCCCAGGTCGCCACCTGGATCGCCGACGATCAAGTGCAGGTGGTGCTCATCACCGGCGGTACCGGTTTCACCAGCCGTGACAGCACTCCCGAAGCGGTGGCCTGCTTGCTGGACAAGCAGGTGGACGGCTTCGGCGAATACTTCCGGCAGATTTCCGTGGCAGATATCGGCACCTCGACCATGCAGTCCCGCGCGCTGGCCGGACTGGCCAACGGCACGCTCGTATGCTGCCTGCCGGGCTCGACCAATGCCTGCCGAACGGCCTGGGACGGCATCCTCGCCGAGCAACTGGATAACCGCCATCGTCCGTGCAACTTCGTACCGCACCTGACTCAGGCCAATGCTTGCGAGAGCCGCGGATGA
- the mobA gene encoding molybdenum cofactor guanylyltransferase MobA has translation MTDQPLPHCSVLLLSGGRGQRLGGRDKGLVEWCGRPLIAWLHERVRPLTDDLIISCNRNAEQYAAWADQLVQDDSPDYPGPLAGIRAGLAVAHHDQVLILPCDAPQVDDTLIASLLAAACERPVMVRQGELWEPLFCVLPRRVLPILEAGWQAGERSPQRILRQLDPVAVVCPEGDPRLANLNTPDLLGPSCPGN, from the coding sequence ATGACCGACCAACCCTTGCCGCACTGCTCCGTCCTGCTGCTTTCCGGCGGTCGCGGCCAGCGTCTGGGCGGCCGCGACAAGGGCCTGGTCGAGTGGTGCGGTCGCCCCCTGATCGCCTGGCTGCACGAGCGGGTCCGCCCCCTTACCGACGACCTGATCATTTCCTGCAATCGCAACGCCGAGCAATACGCAGCCTGGGCCGACCAACTGGTACAAGACGACAGCCCGGACTATCCGGGACCGCTGGCCGGCATCCGTGCGGGTCTGGCGGTGGCCCATCACGATCAGGTGCTGATACTCCCCTGCGACGCCCCTCAGGTGGACGACACGCTGATTGCCAGCCTTCTCGCCGCCGCCTGCGAGCGTCCGGTGATGGTCCGCCAGGGTGAACTCTGGGAGCCGCTGTTCTGCGTGCTACCCCGTAGGGTACTGCCGATACTGGAAGCCGGCTGGCAGGCCGGAGAGCGCAGCCCACAGCGCATTCTCAGGCAACTGGACCCGGTCGCAGTGGTCTGCCCGGAAGGCGATCCACGGCTAGCCAACCTGAATACACCCGATCTGCTAGGCCCCTCGTGCCCCGGAAACTGA
- a CDS encoding YgdI/YgdR family lipoprotein — protein sequence MNQRIVPAFLLAMGLFTLAGCSSPTVITLNDGREIQAVDKPEFDDDSGFYEFEQLDGKRAKVNKDQVRTIKEL from the coding sequence ATGAACCAGCGGATAGTCCCCGCTTTCCTGCTCGCAATGGGTCTTTTCACTCTGGCCGGCTGTTCTTCGCCGACAGTGATCACCCTGAATGACGGGCGTGAAATCCAGGCCGTGGACAAACCCGAATTTGACGACGACTCGGGTTTCTACGAGTTCGAACAATTGGACGGCAAGCGTGCCAAGGTGAACAAGGATCAGGTCCGCACCATCAAGGAACTCTGA
- a CDS encoding tyrosine-type recombinase/integrase: MKRQQIKRRPLADTTLSTLEPEATVYREHDGNGLYFRVKPNGQKSWELRYKKPDGKWSWLGLGAYPEVSGALARKKAAELRAEAANGNNPLVTKHARKAAAIAAATNTFEKLAREWYEARRPGWEEGTARRIIGALQLHVFPVFGARPFTEISPMEWMEFLRDMERKGIVDQTGNVRRFCKEIYDLARVTGRALYNPLEGLHKFLQTRAAENYAHVSHEELPALLRAISAYPHANDIRLGLRLLMLTAVRPSELREAPWSEFDLKKALWNIPAARMKKRRDHVVPLSKQALEILRKLQELNGRYPLLFPGRNDRTKPRSNMAFNMALRRMGYEGRQTGHGFRHIASTLLRENGFPREHVEAQLAHVEEGVSGVYNKAIYLEQRREMMQWYAEHLDMLEHGNVVQVDFKRQ, translated from the coding sequence ATGAAAAGGCAGCAAATCAAGCGCCGCCCACTGGCCGATACCACCCTCTCAACCCTCGAACCAGAAGCCACCGTCTACCGCGAACACGACGGCAACGGTCTCTACTTCCGCGTGAAGCCCAACGGGCAAAAATCCTGGGAACTCCGCTACAAGAAGCCGGACGGCAAATGGTCCTGGCTTGGCCTCGGCGCCTACCCCGAGGTGAGCGGCGCTCTCGCCCGCAAGAAGGCCGCCGAGCTGCGAGCCGAAGCCGCCAACGGTAACAACCCCCTCGTCACCAAACACGCCCGCAAGGCAGCCGCCATTGCTGCCGCCACCAACACCTTCGAGAAGCTCGCCCGCGAGTGGTATGAGGCTCGCCGCCCGGGCTGGGAAGAAGGCACCGCCCGGCGCATCATCGGCGCCCTCCAGCTCCACGTGTTCCCGGTATTCGGCGCACGCCCCTTCACGGAGATCTCTCCGATGGAATGGATGGAGTTTTTGCGGGACATGGAGCGCAAGGGAATCGTCGACCAGACAGGCAACGTGCGGCGCTTCTGCAAGGAGATCTACGACCTTGCCCGCGTCACCGGCCGAGCGCTCTACAACCCCCTGGAAGGGCTGCACAAATTCCTCCAGACCAGGGCTGCCGAGAACTACGCCCACGTCTCGCACGAAGAGCTTCCTGCCCTCCTGCGCGCCATCAGCGCCTACCCACACGCCAACGACATTCGTCTCGGCCTACGCCTGCTGATGCTCACGGCAGTTCGCCCCAGCGAACTGCGTGAGGCGCCCTGGTCGGAGTTCGACCTCAAGAAAGCGCTCTGGAACATTCCCGCCGCGCGTATGAAGAAGCGCCGCGATCATGTCGTGCCGCTTTCGAAGCAAGCCCTAGAGATTCTTCGCAAGCTCCAGGAATTGAATGGGCGCTATCCCCTGCTCTTCCCAGGCCGTAACGACCGCACCAAGCCACGCAGCAACATGGCCTTCAACATGGCCCTGCGGCGTATGGGCTACGAAGGCCGCCAGACTGGCCATGGCTTCCGGCATATCGCCTCCACCCTACTGCGCGAGAACGGGTTTCCCCGCGAGCACGTCGAGGCACAGCTGGCGCACGTGGAAGAAGGCGTATCAGGGGTCTACAACAAGGCGATTTACCTGGAACAACGGCGGGAGATGATGCAGTGGTACGCCGAGCACCTGGACATGCTCGAGCACGGTAATGTTGTTCAGGTGGATTTCAAAAGGCAGTGA